In Curtobacterium sp. L6-1, a genomic segment contains:
- the rsmA gene encoding 16S rRNA (adenine(1518)-N(6)/adenine(1519)-N(6))-dimethyltransferase RsmA produces MGALLGPAEIRDLAQTLDVIPTKKLGQNFVHDANTVRRIVSVAGVTPESRVLEVGPGLGSLTLGLTETGAPVTAVEIDARLAAHLPTTVSALQPDARLTVVHQDALRVAADDLPVAPTHLVANLPYNVSVPVLLHLLATFPSLVRSLVMVQAEVGYRLAADPGSKVYGSPSVKAAWYGSWRIAGQVSRQVFWPVPNVDSVLVGFDRHEPPGDERLRAQVFALVDAAFQQRRKMLRQALSGVLGSSARASEVLEAAGIAPTARGEELGVDDFVRLGRTVLDATD; encoded by the coding sequence GTGGGCGCGCTCCTCGGTCCGGCGGAGATCCGCGACCTCGCGCAGACCCTCGACGTCATCCCGACCAAGAAGCTCGGGCAGAACTTCGTGCACGACGCCAACACCGTGCGGCGCATCGTGTCCGTCGCCGGCGTCACACCCGAGTCCCGTGTGCTCGAGGTCGGACCCGGGCTCGGGTCCCTGACGCTCGGGCTCACCGAGACCGGCGCTCCCGTCACCGCGGTCGAGATCGACGCCCGTCTGGCCGCGCACCTGCCGACGACCGTGTCGGCCCTGCAGCCCGACGCCCGACTGACGGTCGTGCACCAGGACGCCCTCCGGGTCGCCGCGGACGACCTGCCGGTCGCGCCGACGCACCTGGTCGCGAACCTGCCCTACAACGTCTCCGTGCCGGTGCTGCTGCACCTGCTCGCGACCTTCCCCTCGCTCGTCCGGTCGCTCGTCATGGTCCAGGCCGAGGTCGGGTACCGACTGGCGGCCGACCCGGGCAGCAAGGTCTACGGCTCCCCGAGCGTGAAGGCCGCGTGGTACGGCTCGTGGCGGATCGCCGGGCAGGTCAGTCGGCAGGTCTTCTGGCCGGTGCCGAACGTCGACAGCGTCCTCGTCGGCTTCGACCGGCACGAGCCCCCGGGCGACGAACGCCTGCGTGCGCAGGTCTTCGCCCTCGTCGACGCGGCGTTCCAGCAGCGGCGGAAGATGCTGCGGCAGGCGCTGTCGGGCGTGCTCGGCAGCAGCGCTCGTGCGTCCGAGGTGCTCGAGGCTGCCGGGATCGCGCCGACGGCCCGCGGCGAGGAGCTCGGCGTCGACGACTTCGTGCGCCTCGGGCGGACCGTGCTCGACGCCACCGACTGA
- the metG gene encoding methionine--tRNA ligase: MADGSSFSITTPIFYVNDVPHIGHAYTEVAADVLARWHRQRGDDTWLLTGTDEHGQKILRTASANDVTPKEWADRLVTDAWKPLLDTVDVANDDFIRTTDERHERGVTAFLQKLYDDGYVYAGEFEGFYCVGCEEYKQPSDLVPGTGPYEGQQVCAIHSIPVEVLAERNYFFRMSDFEQRLLDLYESNPAFIQPESVRNEIVSFVKQGLRDLSISRSSFDWGIQIPWDSDHVLYVWFDALLNYITALGYGTEDDEAFRRLWPSVHIVGKDIARFHAVIWPAMLMAAGLPVPERVFGHGWLLVGGEKMSKSKLTGIAPSEITDTFGSDAFRYYFLRAITFGQDGNFSWEDISARYQAELANGFGNLASRIVAMINRYFDGAVPERGDLTESDAAIDALAQSVTERADASIGSFAPHDAIGTVWELVDALNGYITEQEPWALAKDDAQRERLATVLVTALRGLGTVAVLVSPVMPKATEKLWASIGAGRSIAEQRIDRAWEWQGSSTVTPLAAGLFPRIEQTEQGAA, from the coding sequence ATGGCCGACGGCAGCTCGTTCTCGATCACCACGCCGATCTTCTACGTCAACGACGTGCCCCACATCGGGCACGCGTACACGGAGGTCGCCGCGGACGTCCTCGCGCGCTGGCACCGCCAGCGCGGGGACGACACCTGGCTGCTCACGGGCACCGACGAGCACGGGCAGAAGATCCTGCGCACCGCCTCGGCGAACGACGTCACGCCGAAGGAGTGGGCCGACCGGCTCGTCACCGACGCGTGGAAGCCGCTGCTCGACACGGTCGACGTCGCCAACGACGACTTCATCCGCACGACCGACGAACGCCACGAGCGCGGCGTGACGGCGTTCCTGCAGAAGCTGTACGACGACGGCTACGTCTACGCCGGCGAGTTCGAGGGCTTCTACTGCGTGGGCTGCGAGGAGTACAAGCAGCCGAGCGACCTCGTCCCCGGCACCGGGCCGTACGAGGGCCAGCAGGTCTGCGCGATCCACTCGATCCCGGTCGAGGTGCTGGCCGAGCGCAACTACTTCTTCCGCATGTCGGACTTCGAGCAGCGGCTGCTCGACCTGTACGAGTCGAACCCGGCGTTCATCCAGCCGGAGAGCGTCCGAAACGAGATCGTGTCGTTCGTCAAGCAGGGGTTGCGCGACCTGTCGATCTCGCGGTCGAGCTTCGACTGGGGCATCCAGATCCCGTGGGACTCCGACCACGTCCTGTACGTCTGGTTCGACGCGCTCCTGAACTACATCACCGCGCTCGGCTACGGCACCGAGGACGACGAGGCCTTCCGGCGCCTCTGGCCGAGCGTCCACATCGTCGGCAAGGACATCGCTCGCTTCCACGCCGTCATCTGGCCGGCCATGCTCATGGCGGCCGGACTGCCCGTACCGGAGCGCGTCTTCGGCCACGGCTGGCTGCTCGTCGGCGGCGAGAAGATGTCCAAGTCGAAGCTGACCGGCATCGCCCCGTCGGAGATCACCGACACGTTCGGGTCCGACGCGTTCCGGTACTACTTCCTCCGCGCCATCACCTTCGGGCAGGACGGCAACTTCAGCTGGGAGGACATCTCGGCGCGGTACCAGGCGGAGCTCGCGAACGGGTTCGGCAACCTGGCCTCCCGCATCGTCGCGATGATCAACCGCTACTTCGACGGTGCCGTCCCGGAACGCGGCGACCTCACCGAGTCCGACGCGGCGATCGACGCCCTCGCCCAGTCCGTCACCGAGCGGGCCGACGCGTCCATCGGGTCGTTCGCACCGCACGACGCGATCGGCACCGTGTGGGAGCTCGTCGACGCCCTGAACGGCTACATCACCGAGCAGGAGCCGTGGGCCCTGGCGAAGGACGACGCCCAGCGCGAGCGCCTCGCGACGGTGCTCGTCACGGCCCTCCGCGGCCTCGGCACCGTGGCCGTGCTGGTGTCCCCGGTGATGCCGAAGGCGACCGAGAAGCTCTGGGCGTCCATCGGTGCCGGTAGGTCCATCGCCGAGCAGCGCATCGACCGTGCCTGGGAGTGGCAGGGGTCCTCGACGGTGACCCCGCTCGCCGCCGGGCTGTTCCCGCGCATCGAGCAGACGGAGCAGGGCGCCGCGTGA
- a CDS encoding TatD family hydrolase, whose product MTDAHVRARGGAGGGQKRDLSYPPLPQPLTVPVYDNHTHMEIADGVGDGGDGPLEYPEHLDRAEQVGVRGVVQVGTDLATSQWSAALAAREPRVLAAVALHPNEAPVLDEQGLLDEHLAGIRELAALPRVRAVGETGLDFFRTGDDGRAAQVRSFEEHIRIAKEHDLALTIHDRDAHDAVVEVLERVGAPERTVFHCFSGGPELARLCAERGWYMSFAGTVTFKNAQNLRDALHVAPRHLVMVETDAPFLTPTPFRGRPNAPYLVPLTLRSMADTLGTDPAMLAEQIASNTEAVYGSWDDEPVSVGA is encoded by the coding sequence GTGACCGACGCGCACGTCCGCGCTCGTGGCGGTGCCGGCGGCGGCCAGAAGCGGGACCTGAGCTACCCGCCGCTCCCGCAGCCCCTCACCGTGCCGGTGTACGACAACCACACCCACATGGAGATCGCCGACGGTGTCGGCGACGGTGGGGACGGGCCGCTCGAGTACCCGGAGCACCTGGACCGCGCCGAGCAGGTCGGGGTCCGCGGCGTCGTCCAGGTCGGCACCGACCTCGCCACCTCGCAGTGGTCAGCCGCCCTCGCCGCCCGCGAGCCGCGGGTCCTCGCGGCGGTCGCGCTGCACCCGAACGAAGCACCGGTCCTCGACGAGCAGGGGCTGCTCGACGAGCACCTGGCCGGCATCCGGGAGCTCGCGGCGTTGCCGCGCGTGCGGGCCGTCGGCGAGACCGGGCTCGACTTCTTCCGCACGGGCGACGACGGCCGGGCCGCCCAGGTCCGCTCGTTCGAGGAGCACATCCGCATCGCCAAGGAGCACGACCTCGCGCTGACGATCCACGACCGGGACGCGCACGACGCCGTGGTCGAGGTCCTCGAGCGGGTCGGCGCTCCCGAACGGACCGTGTTCCACTGCTTCTCCGGCGGTCCTGAACTCGCACGACTCTGCGCGGAGCGTGGCTGGTACATGTCCTTCGCCGGCACCGTCACGTTCAAGAACGCGCAGAACCTGCGGGACGCCCTGCACGTCGCGCCGCGGCACCTCGTCATGGTCGAGACCGACGCCCCGTTCCTCACGCCGACGCCGTTCCGCGGCCGGCCGAACGCGCCGTACCTCGTCCCGCTCACGCTGCGGTCGATGGCCGACACGCTCGGCACCGACCCGGCGATGCTCGCGGAGCAGATCGCGTCCAACACCGAGGCCGTGTACGGCTCGTGGGACGACGAGCCCGTCTCGGTGGGGGCGTAG